The sequence CCCAAGCTTATCTAATTGCAAATTAACAATGATTAATCAGGTTGATTAGAGTAGTAATATATGATCCGAGGATAATTAATTTTAGCAAAtgggaattttattttatttttaattcggCTTGTCAATTTTTGGGGACCTTTGTGTCATAGGGTTCAGTTAAAGGTAGGGGAGATTGTAGGGCAATTGGTTGGTCCATATGCTGCTTTTTGTAGACTCAAATAATAAAGGAATATATTCTCCTTCTCTTAACCAACAGCTTTGAAAAAGCATTAAATTATATCGTAATCAAGTATCATCATGCGCCTTGTGTTCTCGGTAcataaatttgtttgtttaaatgaGTTATATAAGTACACTTTGTTAAATGAGTTATATAAGTACACTTTGGTAGTGGGTTTCCACGACAAAAAGCACTTCTGACAATTTTGCACATAACATGAGAGTTTTTTCACTGTGAAAAAGCTCATACCAAGTGATATTTCAACAAGGGCTTAGGGTTTAAGGACTTCCAAATCCTTATTCAATAAGCACTTGGGGTTTtagtaaaggaaaaattaggttctcatccttccttttactactccattgattaaaatcctattcattttcaatttttgatcaaggtccttggtattattaaatcattcattatttcaataataaaatattttttatttctaaatatattcatttaatgttaaaaatgttacaattagtatatttatatttatgactaaattttttgtcatatatttttagctttagtttgtatccatttttaatttgtaatttttttttaatttgtaccaatttcttttcaattttaatttgtactcatatattaatttctttttgtgcccatattttttaaagcttatttgtatttgtacccatatatttttttatttgtactttttattttgctaaatttaCCCAttctaattatatgtacccattcatgtaaaactttttaatcttaaaatgtactcattcttaaatataaaaatttgttatatgtaaaatgtaccccttttttaatataaaatctattcaatttttttctaatccatttttaaacttatatgggtacattcttttttctttggttttaaaatgtatctatgtcaagtttaaccaaagaaatttactaatgttattaagcctaatatcttttttttttttgtgattttgaagaatgtacccatgttttgatttttttggttaattttgatgaatgtacccatgtttacacacacacacacacacacacacacacaatagtagattatattttaatatttttaatcccacaaattatggtttttttatttaaaatctcatttatataaacaactaaaatttctaatttttaatttaaaaaaaaatagtaacgtacatagaaataaattatcacattaatttcagggatctcaatcaaaaattaaaaactaataaggtttcaatcaaagaatattcatgactaaggaccgcatccaaagtctccctttagTAAAACACTACCAACTAAAAGCTCGTTTAGATGTCTTTTTAAAAAGACTGAAAGCGATTTCGCTAAAAGTGTTTTAGGATTCAAAATGAACTTTAAATGTAGTTTGAAATGAGTACTAATTATGTGATTCTAAGCatttcaattgttttttttttcttttcaaaattcacttaaatatataataaaaaagtccaatattttaaatttaaataaaaaaaccccatttaattaaaaatatttttgaagccTCAGAAAGCCAGTTATTTGACATCAATAAAAATCAGTCGGTAATtccaactaaaacaaaatcctCATAGGCTCATCCTTTAACAAAAGAATTTGTTTtatcaaaattaaataaaacttcAAGAAACTTAAAAATGTAATCGCAGTAAAACGGCTCCGTGGACCAGTAAAAAATTAGGATCCACAGGTTCCTATCAGAATGCGAAACAGAAGATCCTCGCTCTCGGTTCAATCATAGCACAATACGGGTCACGGCTATTTAGCTACCGTCGTCACGGCATCGAACCTTTACAAAAATCTGATAAATACCGTTCCAAATCAAGCACGGCGGCGGCAAACCGGACCCGCACGCCAGTTTCCCGGCCAATAAACTAATCATTGGGGGATGGGAACGAGGCGGCCTCCGTTAGTGTCTGGGCGGCGCTGTATAACGTGTCATACGGCACTTCCTATCACTTCGGGCATTCTTCCTCATTGAAATCAATCGGAAAGAAGGTAAAAGATCCTGAAACCCTAGAAATAGACTGAGACACGAATTGGGAAGAGATGTGAGACTGCGTGAATACAGACAATTACCAAAGCGACATGCGAATTGGGAGGACGAGAGGGGTTTATATAGGGAAGGTGACGATGTTTGTAGAACCCTAATTGCCGCATGGCCTTTGTTTTGGCGGGTTGGGCTCTAATTTGGcccaatttttcattttttgtctttaattaaaagtaatttttttaatttacttataatACTTACACATATTTAATATAATCGTCATTTCAAAAGAAGTGTAAAACTCTGCccatataaaaaagaaaaaacaaaacaaaacaaaacaaaaattgcaAGAAGATTTCTCTGCCTGTTTCCAATCGTTCGGCTGCCACCTCCGATCGATTGCCTAGAATTCCTCTATTTTTGTTCGATCGACCGTCACTTCCAAATTtgtatctaacactttaaatttGAGCCGTAAATCACAACATGTTACTCgtttataataatataattttgaatCCTCCTTTCTATAGTTTAttagcaaggttctaaaagatgttAGGCGCTAGTTGGGTGGCgagctggggcctagcgcctaggaggctaggcgggcgcctaggtgGACTAGACGGATTTAACTAAATCTACtatatttcatataaataagtgtctatttatacttaaaatatatataatttcaccataaactacaaaatagaatgacatatatattatgagctattggaacataatgaaaacatggggaacaagcatataatgtgtgttcattcaAGTATTCAACATCTCTTACAAATtattggaaaaaataaaatgtaaaatgaaagttatctatctTCTGTCTAAATGAGTGGCAACCTAGGCGGGTTTGAGCaggctaggcgggtgcctaggcggtctaggcgggcgcctcagTAGGTTTAGGcgtaatttcttaattttcaaacgtctaTATTAATCGGACGGTTACCAGCTGACTAATGCCTAGAcagagatttttagaacaatgtttATTAGTTTAGACCTTCTATAAAACCATTGGGCCTTAAAAATTGGGCTGAAGAACGGGTCCTGCAGGTCCACCCGGCCTGCCAGAGGGCGTTCGTTGCGAACAGGTTTGAAATTTTCCAGCGCATTGCTGTCTCTGAAAGCAAGAACTCAGTGGAGAGAGACGACCAACAGAAGCAAATTGTGGTGGTTGCCGGAACGGCGTTGTTTGGGTGGCGCGGCAATGTCGATGGGGACTGACAGCACTTGGGTTGGGAAGAAACCGCTGCGGCGCATCGGCGGCATGTCTGACGCCCTCTCCATCGCTTCGGATCTCGGCTTCTCCGTTGCCGCTCCTCCTACTCAGGTAAACCCTCGCTCTCCTTTCTGCACATGTTGTCCTCCATGTCCAATTTCACTGTTTGGCTAGTTTGGACTTCGAATTAGCTCCAACCCATCGTGCTTTTACTCCCCATGTTTTAGCTTTTCCTACATTTTCCAGATTTATGAGCTTAATTTTGAAAACCCAATTGGAATTAAATAGTTATATATTAGTGGAAGAAGAAAGCTGATTACTTGGTTAAGTTTGTAATGTGGCAGCTTCCTGATTTGAATTTCagaaaagtttgaattttacttttttgaTGTAGGAAGAGCTTCAGAACTTGTCCAGTAGTACTGGTGAAAAGGGTGATGACTTGATAAAGGTTCTAAGGGACCTTACCTCTGTACAGAGAAAAATAACCGATCTGCAAGTTGAACTCCAAGGGAGAAAGGTGAGCTGCTGGAGTCTCTTCTTTCGTGTTTCGAGTTTGCGAGGTTACCTTATCTGCTGAACTGGCTTGGGATTATATTGTCTGTAGGATGATAAAAACGTAGCACATTTGACACATGCGAGTGAAATGGAGAAGAAGTGCGAAACTTTAGCAAGGATCACTACCATTTTGAAAGATGTAATTCAAAATAAGGTAAATCGTTGTGGTACATTGTTGTTTTGTTATTGTAGTACATCTGATTTATTATTcgatttgtttatctttgtcaAATTCTGGATTGATCTAATATCTGTAATATCAAATGGACCATAGCATCTCTTTTCAAGCAATTGTTGCCTTTCCTATCAAGAATACGCTTTTGTATATATGTCCAGGCTAGTTGTGTTATAAACTGATGCTTTGGTTATCATGTTCTTTGAAAATTGAATTCTGGAAGAAAAAATTTAGAGTCTTATCATTCGTTGAGTTCCTTTTTATGCCACCTAGATTTGTGTAATTTATGTCATAAGTAGTTGACATAGTTCATATGCATGTTTAACTCTCAATAACAGCCCCTTCAAATTGTTTCTCAATAATTCCTccgtgtttgttttgtttcaaatCACTGGCAGGATCGCATCATAGCCCGTCTTCAACAACCATATTCACTCGATTGCATTCCAGTAGAAGCAGAGTATCAGGTTGGCCATGGTTTGTGTTCAGCAGTGTAAAATCTCTTTGGTTTGGATTCATGTAGGTTGTCTTGTATTTTACATTCTAGGCTATGATTGTAtcggccttttttttttaacccttcTAAGTGTTTGTTACTAAATCCGTCTTATTTGGAAGGAGTTTAGATTCATCAAAACAACTGTTGGGAACTTGGGACAAACTTAATCGTATGTCATATTGTAAATTTTGCAATAGAAAAGTATGAACCAATTTTTTTTAGCTGTTGTGGAAATATAAATCTGGGACGGACTGCTACAAGACTATTTGTATTTCTTGTGAAAAGACTGTTTTCTTTATGTTTGTGGAATCTTTTGCTTGGGACTGTGCAGAAACAGTTCTCTGAATTATTGATGAAGGCTGCTGGTGATTATGGGGCCTTGACAGCATCAGTTGCAGATTTCCAGTGGAGTCAGACATTTAAGGAGCCTCCTTCGGTTTGGGGGGTATGATTGCAGAAGCTTTTCGTTTCTAAATTACTTAGAATGCATGTAGCACGGTAGTTCTTTTTCCACGTTAGTTGCTTCAATTTTGAGAATATTCCTGATGTTGCTTTGTTTAtaagttgttgatgcacaaaaccggagggtcttggaacaaggtaaatccgaccgtgaatctgcaataatgtaaataacacaagatgtatcatggttcatcCCAAtatttgggttacgtccacactaatattgtatttctttgttTGTGAGTGGATTGTGAGAAAGAGTGAGCTTCTGAGGATGAAAATGAGGCTTTGCTCTGAATCTTAGAGCTTGAGGATTGTTAGGGTGAGGAGGtctttttatagactaagggctcctcccctttttacatatttgcatcttcatttattatataattacatttgagtcccccgagtatgtatacgagatctaaatacggaggccttaagtatggtacaaacagtagtcccccaagtcttcagtcaagagagtcttttggctgaagacttgaaattcagtccatgtgtgggccgaagtaactagatgtcgtctagaactgaatactcgatatgaggcggtgctcaatgtgaaatgatgctcaactagaagtagcacatgttgcgaggctgctcagcttgtggcttatgttgcctttggttggctcggcttgtggcgttgaaggtgagggagtcccttttatagaataagggatcgctcctcaatacataaatgataggctagagttgatgctcgcggcgaggcggttgctcagcaggcggcgaggcggttgctcagcaggcggcgatgctctttaatgatgatgagggagtcccttttatggAATAAGGggtcgctcttcaatacataaatgatcggttaggagtgatgctcgcggcgaggcggttgctcaataggcgacgatgctctccaatgaaggtgagggggtcccttttataaaataagggctcacttctcagtacataaataatggatGCTCTTTAATAAAAGTGATGGAGtcacttttatagaataagggttcgctcctcagtacataaataatggattaagtccctcaagtatttttcatgaaacccagttaaggcccaatatatggtacataatgtagtcccccaagttttcagtcaaTAGGGTCTGTTGGttgaagacttcaaattgaatccatgtataggctgaagtggcggttgttcggatgcggtatttgtataccctgcattgaagctttgtaggtgaagctttgcaagtgaagctttgaagctagaactctgtaaatgaagattTCAAAGCTGGAGtttttataaatgaagcttttgaagttagagctctgtaaatgaagctttcgaagctgattgacatgaatgatgctcatgaatgttgacatgaatgatggccatgaatgtttatgtatgattgacatgagtgatgctcatgtataattttggagtactggacgtacttttgatcacctagtagGTGATACTAgcagcaggctgccgaataatgttggagtactgggcgtacttttgatcacctggttggtgataatagcggcaggttgccgaataatttttgtagtactggacgtacttttgatcacctgattggtaataatagcggcaggctgccgaataattttggagtattaggcgtacttttgatcacctggttggtgataataacagcaggctgccgaataattttggagtactaggcgtacttttgatcacctggttggtgataataacggcaggctgccgaataattttggagtactggacgtacttttgatcacctggttggtgataatagcggcagggtgccgaataaatttgaagccatagggcctggctcttttgggcaaatgggccttcgccctctacataacattccagcccattattttggggccttcgccctccacataacattccggcccattattttgggtttttttttttattattaccctctgatggagtttatacagatgtctccgaaagataagaaaaataaatcacatcattcaaaaataaatccgaccctctgctcaatgggtcacgcctataatgccatcaccaccgcaattatatctgctttttttgtcttcttttgctttctgcttttgcttttgtttttctgttttgcttttgctttttctgCTTTCCTTTTGCTTTCCACCGCACTTTCTCTGTCTCTTCACCTAGCAAACAAAAGgaatcataataataggaagcttatcttttgcttttctccagacatcatttttcttttgtgggaGTGGTTGAGCTGTCTGATGGTTTGCAATAATCTCTGAGACTGATCGAGTAGTGGGTTGTATCATGAAAGTTTCTTAAGATTCATGAGCACATTATCATCGACATCTTGACCAAAAGCCCAGTACCCGATCAGGGCCATTAAGAAATAGCAAATTGCGTTGATAAAGTAGGTTCCCATGGCACCTTTCCACATGGGAATTCTCGACGGCTTCTCGAGAGTCGATGGAATTGTGGCCTGGATTTCAAGCGCCACTGTATGCCCGGCAAATGCAAAGGAGATGTAACCTTATGGTTGCCATTGGTTCTTCTCTCTGATCCCCTGAAGAAACCTTAAGCAGGCTTTTCTTTCATATTTCTGCTCAAGGTTTCTTCAGGTGGCcaagagagagaaacaaagttttagagagagaaagagatgagagagagagaaagagagagtccGACTATCGGCGCACAGTTCGTCATCGGAAAttcagaagaagaagacgaaaaTGATGAGAATTTCCGAAAAGTGAAATTCCGACTGTGGAGCTGAATCTTCACGTGAACTGCTGCAATAATTCACAGTTTTCAAATCGCTGAAACTGCAGAGTTGCAGGCGAAGCAAAGCAATTGGTATCGAAAAGCATTCAGAGAATTCGAATCAAAGCTtgggtttttgatttttttgtttcatcTCGTCTTCTAAAAGCGAAAGCTAATGTGCCTTCGAACTTTGAAGGCTCCCCGCCAATCTGTGAAGCTGAAGTAGTCGAAAGAACTTGAAAACGGAAGCAAAAATCACTGAAGTTCCTTTAAAATTACGAATTTTTCCGAGAAAATAATATCTAAGTCGGCGGCCTGTGCGGATATGGAGCTTCCTCAGCCCCGGCCGTCGGAACAGAAGGAAGAAAATCGACGCATGATTTTCTATCACTTTACAGTCATTCAACTGCCTAGCAAGATCCAAGATCACATGCTCAAGGTTTCTTCAGGGGATCAGAGAGAAGAACCAATGACAGCCATAAGGTTACATCTCCTTTGCATTTGCCGTGCATGCAGTGGCGCTTGAAATCCAGGCCACAATTCCGTCGACTCCCAAGAAGCCGTTGAGAATTCCCATGTGGAAAGGTGTCATGGGAGCCTATTTTATCAACGCAATTTGTTATTTCCCAATGGCCCTGATCGGGTACTGGGCTTTTGGTCAAGATGTCGATGATAACGTGCTCATGAATCTTAAGAAACTTTCATGATACAACCCACTACTCGATCAATCTCAGAGATCATTGCAAACTATCAGACAACTCAACCActcccacaaaagaaaaaggatgtTTGGAGAAAAGTagagagaaaagcaaaagataagcttcctattattatgattcATTTTGTTTGCCAGgtgaagagacagagagagtgcggtggaaagcaaaagcaaagtagaaaaagcaaaagcaaagcagaaaaacaaaagcaaaagcagaaagcaaaagaagataaaaaaaaagcagacataattgcggtggtgatggcattatgggcatgacccattgagcagatgatcggatttatttttgaatgatgtgatttattttttttatttttcggagacatatgtataaaccccatcatagggtaaaaataaaaaataaaaaaataaaaaaaacccaaaataatgggctggaatgttatggggagggcgaatgcccatatgcccaaaagagccaggccctatggctttaaatttattcggcactctgccgctattatcaccaaccaggtgatcaaaagtacgttcagtactccaaaattattcagcagcctgcagctattatcaccaatcaggtgatcaaaagtacgtccagtactacaaaaaattattcggcagcctgccgctagtatcaccaaccaggtgatcaaaagtacgcccagtactccaaaattatttggcagcctgccgctagtatcacccactaggtgatcaaaagtatgtccagtattccaaaattatacatgagcatcactcatgtcaattatacataaacattcatgaacatcactcatgtcaatcatacataaacattcatgacaatcattcatgtcaacatccatgagtatcactcatgtcaatcaagaTAAACATTCAtgtgcatcactcatgtcaatcagcttcgaaaacttcatttacaaaagctccagtttcgaaaacttcatttacagagctctagcttcaaagcttcacctacaaagcttcagtgcagggtatacaaatactgcctccgaacaactgccacttcggcccatacatggattcaatttgaagtctccaaccaatAGACCCTAttgactgaaaacttgggggactacattatgtatcatatattgagcctcaactgggcctcatgaaaaatactggggggacttagcccattattcatgtactgaggagcgagcccttattttataaaagggactccctcaccttcattggAGAGCATCGTTGCCTACTGAGCAATcgcctcgccgcaagcatcactcataacccatcatttatgtattgaggagcgagctcttattctataaaagagactccctcaccatcattagaaagcatcgccgcctgctgagcaatcgcctcgccgcgagcatcatctctatcccatcatttatgtattgaggaacgatcCCTTATTTtgtaaaagggacttcctcaccttcaacgccacaagccgagccaaccaaaggcaacataagccacaagctgagcagcctcgcaacatgtgctacttctagttgaacatcatttcacattaagcaccgcctcatatcgag is a genomic window of Malus domestica chromosome 09, GDT2T_hap1 containing:
- the LOC103421564 gene encoding AUGMIN subunit 2-like isoform X1, translating into MSMGTDSTWVGKKPLRRIGGMSDALSIASDLGFSVAAPPTQEELQNLSSSTGEKGDDLIKVLRDLTSVQRKITDLQVELQGRKDDKNVAHLTHASEMEKKCETLARITTILKDVIQNKDRIIARLQQPYSLDCIPVEAEYQKQFSELLMKAAGDYGALTASVADFQWSQTFKEPPSVWGEMLRPIPVALASCTRFFQAMSAIRESFSTLQHLRVGRTDASSPITPGKDSSRRIPGDSECVTPPPWRSEPSFDDLAIRSSRRPEVEHRESEDENGGVDGASHRRLSWPPSVKNNGV
- the LOC103421564 gene encoding AUGMIN subunit 2-like isoform X2 — encoded protein: MSMGTDSTWVGKKPLRRIGGMSDALSIASDLGFSVAAPPTQEELQNLSSSTGEKGDDLIKVLRDLTSVQRKITDLQVELQGRKDDKNVAHLTHASEMEKKCETLARITTILKDVIQNKDRIIARLQQPYSLDCIPVEAEYQKQFSELLMKAAGDYGALTASVADFQWSQTFKEPPSVWGEMLRPIPVALASCTRFFEAMSAMRESFSTLQHLRVGHTDASSPITPGKDSSRRIPGDSECVTPPPWRSEPSFDDVAIRSSRRPEVEHRESEDENSGDENGGVDGASHRRLSWPPSVKNNGV